From Micromonospora rifamycinica, a single genomic window includes:
- a CDS encoding 2'-5' RNA ligase family protein, whose product MALADLPPGQHADRVRNHWWWRPGWRVGRRFFAFHVTFENQPELYRLADSYRSALSAAPALTLIPDRWLHLTMQGIGFTDEVADETLAAIIEEARKRLARLGPVDTEFSEVIVADEAIVMPATPADAVQELRATTRAALGHVLGNDNVPEDPRRYRPHISVAYLTTSGPAAPYIQAATAAEARPASVRIAHVDVIDMHRDRQMYEWSSIARLPLQAPARHHMFAAPTEDTRMRADANSLDYEVPVED is encoded by the coding sequence GTGGCGCTCGCCGACCTTCCACCCGGGCAGCACGCCGATCGGGTCCGTAACCACTGGTGGTGGCGACCCGGGTGGCGCGTGGGCAGGCGCTTCTTCGCTTTCCACGTCACCTTCGAGAACCAACCCGAGCTGTACCGGCTGGCCGACTCCTACCGGTCGGCGCTGAGCGCGGCACCTGCCCTGACTCTCATCCCTGACCGGTGGTTGCACCTCACCATGCAGGGCATCGGCTTCACCGACGAGGTGGCCGACGAGACTCTGGCCGCGATCATCGAGGAGGCCAGGAAGCGGCTTGCCCGCCTGGGGCCGGTCGATACCGAGTTCAGTGAAGTCATCGTCGCGGACGAGGCCATCGTCATGCCGGCGACGCCCGCCGATGCCGTCCAGGAGCTTCGCGCCACCACCCGGGCTGCCCTCGGTCACGTCCTGGGCAACGACAACGTTCCCGAAGATCCTCGCCGGTACCGCCCGCACATCAGCGTCGCCTACCTGACCACCAGCGGTCCGGCAGCGCCCTATATCCAGGCCGCCACGGCGGCCGAGGCCCGACCCGCCTCCGTCCGGATCGCCCATGTCGACGTCATCGACATGCACCGGGACCGGCAGATGTACGAGTGGTCCTCCATCGCACGGCTACCGCTTCAAGCCCCTGCACGACACCACATGTTCGCTGCCCCGACCGAGGACACCCGTATGCGCGCCGATGCGAACAGCTTGGACTACGAGGTGCCCGTTGAAGACTGA
- a CDS encoding DMT family transporter: MKTDRQRISRAGVARIAALALLWGSGFLWIKLALRGFNPVQIVFARLLLGFLVLTPIALSRGLRFPRQGRLWGHLFVAALVANAVPYLLFSLAEETIGSNVAGVLNATTPLWTLLLAFLVGVDRAVTAKKAAGFALGFLGVVVIFSPWESASEIASWGGIACLAAAASYGLGYVYMGRFLTGRGIPPILLSAAQLGAATVLLVPALPFTGLESPQWRLDAVVSLLVLGVLGTGAAYVLNYRIIDDEGPTAASVVTYLLPVVAVLLGWVVLREAVTTAIVAGIALVLTGVILTRQRSAPSLATTGGEPVATPPGNRAE; this comes from the coding sequence TTGAAGACTGACCGGCAGCGGATCAGCCGGGCCGGTGTCGCCCGGATAGCCGCTCTCGCGTTGCTCTGGGGCTCCGGCTTCCTCTGGATCAAGCTCGCGTTGCGGGGCTTCAACCCCGTGCAGATCGTGTTCGCCCGGCTCCTGCTCGGCTTCCTGGTCCTGACCCCGATCGCCCTGTCCCGGGGGCTCCGCTTTCCGAGGCAAGGCCGGCTCTGGGGTCACCTGTTCGTCGCGGCCCTGGTCGCCAACGCCGTACCGTATCTGCTGTTCAGCCTCGCCGAGGAGACGATCGGGTCCAACGTGGCCGGGGTGCTCAATGCCACCACCCCGCTGTGGACGCTGTTACTGGCGTTCCTCGTCGGTGTCGACCGGGCCGTCACCGCGAAGAAGGCCGCCGGCTTCGCCCTCGGCTTCCTCGGCGTCGTGGTCATCTTCTCGCCGTGGGAGTCCGCGAGCGAGATCGCCAGCTGGGGCGGCATCGCGTGCCTGGCCGCAGCGGCCAGCTACGGACTCGGGTACGTCTACATGGGCCGCTTCCTGACCGGACGCGGAATCCCGCCGATCCTGCTGTCGGCGGCTCAACTCGGCGCGGCCACCGTGCTGCTGGTCCCGGCGCTGCCGTTCACCGGGCTGGAGTCGCCGCAATGGCGGCTCGACGCGGTGGTGAGCCTGCTCGTGCTCGGGGTACTCGGCACCGGGGCCGCCTACGTGCTGAACTACCGCATCATCGACGACGAGGGGCCGACCGCCGCCTCGGTGGTCACCTACCTGCTGCCCGTCGTCGCCGTACTCCTCGGCTGGGTGGTCCTCCGCGAGGCCGTGACGACCGCGATCGTGGCCGGGATAGCCCTGGTCCTCACCGGCGTGATCCTCACCCGGCAGCGGTCCGCACCGTCGCTCGCGACGACCGGTGGTGAACCGGTCGCCACCCCTCCCGGCAATCGCGCGGAGTAG